One segment of Streptomyces sp. NA02950 DNA contains the following:
- a CDS encoding IS3 family transposase (programmed frameshift) has product MVMKNYPPEFKADAVALYESRPEATIRQVAADLGINPETLRNWVRAAGASRPRGRRAEVPAEPPTPLEAENAALRKKVRELEEEREILRKAAKYFAGGDALVNRFQFVADHHRRYGVKRLCTILGIARSSFYYWRRTAADRAARQAADARLAARIRAVHRESDGTYGVPRITAELREAGERVNHKRIARVMWGAGLAGVRLRRRHRTTVADPAAAKAPDLIGRDFTASEPNTKYVGDITYLPLDGGKFLYLATVIDLASRRLAGWAIADHMRTELVTDALAAAERTRGSLTGAVMHTDHGAQYTSRAFADACRRAGVRQSMSTIGSSADNALAESFNATFKRETLQGRKTWSSEREARLDAFRWLNRYNTRRRHSRLEHSSPIAFETASRSTSTTLTPAA; this is encoded by the exons GTGGTCATGAAGAACTATCCGCCGGAGTTCAAGGCGGACGCGGTCGCGCTGTACGAGTCGCGGCCCGAGGCGACGATCAGGCAGGTTGCTGCCGATCTGGGGATCAACCCCGAGACCTTGCGGAACTGGGTCCGGGCAGCTGGTGCGAGCCGACCGCGGGGACGCCGGGCGGAAGTGCCGGCCGAACCGCCGACGCCGTTGGAGGCGGAGAACGCGGCCCTGCGCAAGAAGGTCCGCGAGCTGGAGGAGGAACGCGAGATCCTGCGCAAGGCGGCGAAGTATTTCGCCGGGG GAGACGCGCTGGTGAACCGCTTCCAGTTCGTCGCCGACCACCACCGCCGCTACGGCGTGAAGCGGCTGTGCACCATCCTGGGCATTGCCCGCTCCAGCTTCTACTACTGGCGTCGGACGGCCGCGGACCGGGCCGCCCGGCAGGCGGCCGACGCCCGCCTCGCCGCCCGGATACGGGCCGTGCACCGCGAGTCGGACGGCACCTACGGTGTCCCTCGGATCACCGCCGAGCTCCGCGAGGCGGGCGAGCGCGTCAACCACAAGCGGATCGCGCGTGTGATGTGGGGTGCCGGTCTGGCGGGCGTGCGCTTGCGCCGCAGACACCGCACCACTGTTGCGGACCCGGCCGCGGCGAAGGCCCCGGACCTGATCGGCCGCGACTTCACGGCAAGCGAGCCGAACACGAAGTACGTCGGCGACATCACCTATCTCCCCCTGGACGGCGGGAAGTTCCTCTACCTTGCCACCGTCATCGACCTTGCCTCACGCCGCCTCGCCGGCTGGGCGATCGCAGATCACATGCGCACCGAGCTCGTCACCGACGCCCTGGCCGCCGCCGAGCGGACCCGCGGCAGTCTCACCGGGGCGGTCATGCACACCGACCACGGGGCCCAGTACACCAGCCGGGCCTTCGCCGATGCCTGCCGGAGAGCCGGCGTCCGCCAATCCATGAGCACGATCGGCTCCAGCGCGGACAACGCGCTTGCCGAGTCCTTCAACGCAACGTTCAAACGCGAGACGCTCCAGGGCCGCAAGACCTGGTCCAGCGAGCGCGAGGCCCGCCTCGACGCTTTCCGCTGGCTCAACCGCTACAACACCCGACGCCGTCACTCCCGCCTCGAGCACAGCAGCCCGATCGCCTTCGAAACAGCGTCCCGAAGCACATCAACTACGCTGACACCCGCCGCATAA
- a CDS encoding tyrosine-type recombinase/integrase, whose protein sequence is MPEIEGTSRSWAEWIERWHSTSTLSRKVRDNNRSLLSKIGRWLAAEHPEITEPDQWTRQTCASWVAAVDKLRVGDYSQRLASHETRTGQPVTPHTKSGYLTTTRAFFRDLQEWEWIPRRFDPVRALSTPRTIAAMLGPDPRVIADDIWAKLLWPGLNIGPDDLPTRLNSLRYPFELLRVLSLTWLFSGLRSDEIARLRVGCVRWQHEGFPIPGDSDEVLARDAVCLLDVPTHKTGTSFTKPVDPLLGKAIEARQELRPQQPKMLDRKTGEHVDLLFAMRARRVAKTYVNGTIIPSLCQKAGVPTADVRGNITSHRARSTIASQLYNAKEPMTLFELQAWLGHRSPESTQHYAKITPNTLARAYNDAGYFERNVRTIEVLVDRDAVTSGAAASGEPWQYYDLGHGFCTYTSSSSAHTAWPALAATSTRRKTPARASSWRPRTTSSACWRASRSTTKNAPPSTTARPHSTSYWNGWSTSPRQLARRLARSAFRRPRHCCPSSPSTRAKTELLDKSDSTEDEATPRTPPCRHCA, encoded by the coding sequence ATGCCCGAGATCGAGGGGACCTCGCGTTCGTGGGCTGAATGGATCGAACGCTGGCACTCCACCTCCACGCTGTCGCGCAAGGTCCGCGACAACAACCGCTCCCTGCTGTCGAAGATCGGACGCTGGCTCGCGGCCGAACATCCGGAGATCACGGAGCCGGACCAGTGGACCCGTCAGACCTGCGCGTCCTGGGTCGCTGCGGTGGACAAGCTCCGGGTCGGCGACTACTCCCAGAGACTCGCCAGCCACGAGACGCGGACAGGTCAACCAGTCACACCACACACCAAGTCGGGCTACCTCACCACGACCCGGGCGTTCTTCCGCGACCTGCAGGAATGGGAGTGGATACCCCGACGGTTCGACCCCGTGCGCGCGCTGTCCACGCCCAGGACGATCGCGGCGATGCTCGGCCCCGACCCGCGGGTGATAGCCGACGACATCTGGGCCAAACTGCTGTGGCCCGGGCTCAACATCGGCCCCGATGATCTGCCGACCAGACTCAACAGCCTGCGCTATCCGTTCGAGCTCCTGCGGGTGCTATCCCTGACTTGGCTGTTCAGCGGCCTGCGCAGTGACGAGATCGCGCGACTTCGCGTGGGCTGCGTCCGCTGGCAGCACGAGGGCTTCCCGATCCCCGGTGACTCTGACGAGGTACTGGCACGGGATGCCGTCTGCCTGCTGGACGTCCCCACCCACAAGACCGGTACTTCGTTCACCAAGCCCGTCGATCCTCTGCTGGGCAAGGCGATCGAGGCACGGCAGGAACTGCGGCCGCAACAGCCGAAGATGCTGGACCGCAAGACCGGTGAGCACGTCGACCTCCTCTTCGCGATGAGGGCTCGCCGGGTCGCCAAGACCTACGTCAACGGGACGATCATCCCGTCGCTCTGCCAGAAGGCCGGCGTCCCGACCGCCGATGTCCGGGGCAACATCACCAGCCACCGGGCCCGCTCGACCATCGCGAGTCAGCTCTACAACGCCAAGGAGCCGATGACGCTGTTCGAGTTGCAAGCCTGGCTCGGTCACCGGAGCCCGGAGTCGACTCAGCACTACGCGAAGATCACCCCGAACACCCTGGCCAGGGCCTACAACGACGCCGGGTATTTCGAGCGCAACGTGCGCACCATCGAGGTTCTGGTCGACCGGGATGCGGTCACCTCCGGAGCAGCCGCGTCGGGCGAGCCGTGGCAGTACTACGACCTCGGTCACGGGTTCTGCACCTATACGTCTTCGAGCAGTGCCCACACCGCATGGCCTGCGCTCGCTGCGACTTCTACACGCCGAAAGACTCCAGCAAGGGCCAGCTCCTGGAGGCCAAGGACAACCTCCAGCGCATGTTGGCGAGCGTCCCGCTCAACGACGAAGAACGCGCCGCCGTCGACGACGGCCAGGCCGCACTCGACCAGCTACTGGAACGGCTGGTCGACGTCCCCACGCCAGCTGGCGCGACGCCTCGCCAGATCGGCGTTCCGGCGACCGCGACACTGTTGCCCATCGTCGCCGTCAACCAGGGCAAAAACTGAACTACTTGACAAATCAGATTCCACAGAAGACGAGGCAACACCACGAACCCCGCCATGTCGTCACTGCGCTTGA
- a CDS encoding type I-E CRISPR-associated protein Cas6/Cse3/CasE produces the protein MAQPLQHPTPSLPPRAQQPDRLRNSVPKHINYADTRRITRVQDSGSRPPGKTTREMYNLKPVIPLSGTAADDWWIRQAQQSGLTVHTVLSTPLDAARGEHAQGKHRIRHARTRFDGTAAIADPGLFQRRLIEGTGRGKAYGCGLLSLAPA, from the coding sequence CTGGCTCAACCGCTACAACACCCGACGCCGTCACTCCCGCCTCGAGCACAGCAGCCCGATCGCCTTCGAAACAGCGTCCCGAAGCACATCAACTACGCTGACACCCGCCGCATAACCCGTGTCCAGGATTCCGGGTCAAGGCCCCCCGGTAAGACCACCCGCGAGATGTACAACCTCAAGCCGGTCATCCCTCTGTCCGGCACCGCAGCCGACGACTGGTGGATCCGCCAGGCTCAGCAGAGCGGTCTCACCGTTCACACGGTTCTCAGCACGCCCCTGGACGCCGCACGCGGCGAACATGCCCAGGGAAAGCACCGCATCCGCCATGCCCGCACCCGCTTCGACGGCACCGCCGCCATCGCCGATCCAGGCCTGTTCCAACGCCGACTCATCGAAGGAACTGGGCGCGGAAAGGCCTACGGATGCGGTCTGCTCAGCCTGGCCCCCGCATGA
- a CDS encoding type I-E CRISPR-associated endoribonuclease Cas2: MGILWSTVSASTEEGVAVLIYPTSNEQGFELRTAGQQRRRPINFDGLTLVAFGALQANHGEGQEMANRL; the protein is encoded by the coding sequence GTGGGAATATTGTGGAGCACCGTCTCCGCCTCTACTGAAGAGGGCGTTGCCGTGCTCATCTACCCCACCAGCAACGAGCAGGGCTTCGAGCTACGCACCGCAGGCCAACAACGAAGGCGACCAATCAACTTCGACGGACTAACCCTCGTGGCCTTTGGAGCGCTCCAGGCGAACCATGGAGAAGGCCAAGAAATGGCAAACCGCTTATAA
- a CDS encoding MarR family winged helix-turn-helix transcriptional regulator yields MTTTSESQAEAQWQLMKLVHELDMQNNARVRERVAKIGFTVAQASALRELTGPMTLSELAVRMGCEPSNAILPLDKLEELRLVERRPHPTDRRAKQLTLTPQGAERREGLLKFLCEEPLLTLTQQEQDVLQDLVQRAISRES; encoded by the coding sequence ATGACGACGACATCGGAATCGCAGGCGGAAGCGCAGTGGCAGCTGATGAAGCTGGTGCATGAGCTGGACATGCAGAACAATGCGCGTGTCCGTGAACGCGTGGCCAAGATCGGTTTCACCGTCGCGCAGGCCTCCGCGCTGCGCGAACTGACGGGCCCGATGACCTTGAGCGAGTTGGCCGTGCGGATGGGCTGCGAACCGTCGAACGCCATCCTCCCGCTCGACAAGCTGGAGGAACTGCGGCTGGTCGAACGGCGTCCCCACCCCACCGACCGCCGGGCCAAGCAGCTGACCCTCACCCCCCAGGGCGCCGAGCGCCGGGAAGGGCTGCTGAAATTCCTTTGCGAGGAACCCCTTTTGACACTGACTCAGCAGGAGCAAGACGTGCTCCAGGACCTGGTGCAGCGAGCCATCTCCCGTGAGTCGTGA
- a CDS encoding MBL fold metallo-hydrolase: MTDTTTPVDERLRRPPGIRTLTLGDTKLTYVPDGQTVTDGEEVFPGVRVMLAPGHSAGHTAYVIEEGGQRVIAFGDAFHSPLQITHPLWENPFDHDHAQATSLRHRLVLDMANKPDTIGFGIHFADVPFGRVRIEDNQASWQPIDA; this comes from the coding sequence ATGACGGACACCACAACCCCCGTAGACGAGCGGCTCCGGCGTCCCCCGGGCATCCGGACCCTCACCCTCGGCGACACCAAGCTGACCTACGTCCCGGACGGCCAAACCGTGACCGACGGCGAGGAGGTCTTCCCCGGCGTCCGCGTCATGCTCGCCCCCGGCCACAGTGCCGGCCACACCGCCTACGTCATCGAGGAAGGCGGACAGCGGGTCATCGCCTTCGGCGACGCCTTCCACTCCCCCCTCCAGATCACCCACCCGCTGTGGGAGAACCCCTTTGACCACGACCACGCACAGGCCACCAGTCTCCGCCACCGCCTCGTCCTGGACATGGCCAACAAGCCCGACACGATCGGCTTCGGCATCCACTTCGCCGACGTGCCCTTCGGCCGCGTCCGGATCGAGGACAACCAGGCGTCCTGGCAGCCCATCGACGCCTGA